In Hyphomicrobiales bacterium, the following are encoded in one genomic region:
- a CDS encoding cytochrome C: MEATVKKLLAILGTAAWLVAGPSFAAEEPKAEEPKEVMTVTSELAKEKGCMSCHEGIERFSDGPMQDTIEAMGHDYSDPGGCVVCHGGNPSATTADEAHSGAPKALTEAGGPHMFYSDPGAIWGAAEKACGQCHEGYAERLSKSLMNTEAGKLQGNLWSWGVQKDHKVVWANYAIKDEDGPRPTVGTEAYKDYMEKFIADHPDQMPTEVEQVPAVDVDSISEHPNLAGITYSRQQCQRCHVGVTGREKRGDYRGSGCSSCHVPYSNDGFYEGKDPTIAKDQPGKLLTHRMQSTRKTKIKHGDIEYSGIPAETCNSCHNRGKRIGVSYQGIMEFPYGSPYDEKGGKQPKLHTKNYVFIKDDLHHQKQSRPGNPEGGLLCQDCHTSIDMHGDGNLPGTTLAQVEIECEDCHGTVSKYPWELPLGYAEEHAKDIGDKGRGLADELPDFMAFATEYEAEDGYLLSARGNPLGNVVKSGKKVVLHSASGLDFEIPVLKQIATDKTWKNLNAQVAMMNVGKHMESMECYACHADWAPQCYGCHITVDYSEGKTDVDWINNANSRGPDGLTEDNKLGTNGLKSAGKVSETRSYLRWEEPTLGINGEGRVSPLMPGCQVITTVIDKDGKTVAHNETWMTPDAGGTKGLDHAAVQPHTAGREARTCESCHDNPKALGYGISDGRFMKGYEKGFTVDLETALGETIPQKTQLQSQPVPTLDHDLSQIITRDGKQLVTIGSHWPLTGPLPQDMREKMERTGLCMGCHQNMTNEDLWSKVNTPGFVNNDQHQEVMNKVLNAYAKEKSAK; encoded by the coding sequence ATGGAGGCAACCGTGAAAAAACTACTCGCAATACTCGGGACGGCTGCATGGCTTGTTGCGGGCCCCTCATTCGCGGCGGAAGAGCCGAAGGCTGAGGAGCCGAAGGAAGTCATGACGGTGACGTCCGAACTGGCCAAGGAAAAAGGCTGCATGTCCTGTCACGAGGGCATCGAGCGTTTCTCCGACGGTCCGATGCAGGACACCATCGAAGCGATGGGTCATGACTACAGCGACCCGGGTGGCTGTGTCGTCTGTCATGGCGGCAACCCGAGCGCAACCACGGCCGACGAGGCCCACAGCGGCGCGCCCAAGGCGCTGACCGAAGCGGGCGGCCCGCACATGTTCTACTCCGACCCTGGCGCGATCTGGGGCGCGGCGGAAAAAGCGTGCGGCCAGTGCCACGAAGGCTATGCCGAGCGTCTCTCGAAGTCGCTGATGAACACCGAAGCCGGCAAGCTGCAGGGCAATTTGTGGTCCTGGGGCGTCCAGAAGGACCACAAGGTCGTCTGGGCCAACTACGCCATCAAGGACGAGGACGGCCCGCGGCCGACCGTCGGTACCGAGGCGTACAAGGACTACATGGAGAAGTTCATCGCCGATCATCCGGATCAGATGCCGACCGAAGTCGAGCAGGTTCCGGCCGTCGATGTCGACTCGATCTCCGAACATCCGAATCTCGCCGGTATCACTTACTCGCGCCAGCAGTGCCAGCGCTGCCATGTCGGTGTGACCGGTCGTGAGAAACGCGGCGACTATCGCGGTTCGGGCTGCTCGTCGTGCCACGTTCCCTATTCGAACGACGGCTTCTATGAGGGCAAGGATCCGACGATCGCCAAGGATCAGCCGGGCAAGCTGCTTACCCACCGCATGCAGTCGACCCGCAAGACCAAGATCAAGCATGGCGATATCGAGTATTCGGGTATTCCGGCCGAGACCTGCAACTCGTGCCACAACCGCGGCAAGCGGATTGGCGTGAGCTATCAGGGCATCATGGAGTTCCCGTACGGGTCGCCGTACGATGAAAAGGGTGGCAAGCAGCCCAAGCTGCACACCAAGAACTACGTCTTCATCAAGGACGATCTGCACCATCAGAAGCAGAGCCGGCCGGGCAATCCGGAAGGCGGACTTCTGTGCCAGGACTGCCACACCTCGATCGACATGCACGGCGACGGCAACCTGCCGGGTACCACGCTGGCGCAGGTCGAGATCGAGTGCGAAGACTGCCACGGCACCGTGTCGAAATATCCTTGGGAACTGCCGCTCGGTTATGCCGAAGAGCATGCCAAGGACATCGGCGACAAGGGTCGCGGCCTTGCTGACGAACTGCCGGACTTCATGGCGTTCGCCACCGAGTATGAAGCCGAAGACGGGTATCTCCTGAGTGCCCGCGGCAACCCGCTCGGTAACGTCGTCAAGAGCGGCAAGAAAGTGGTCCTGCATTCGGCTTCCGGCCTCGACTTCGAGATCCCGGTGCTCAAGCAGATCGCCACCGACAAGACCTGGAAGAACCTGAACGCTCAGGTCGCCATGATGAATGTCGGCAAGCACATGGAATCGATGGAATGCTACGCCTGCCACGCGGACTGGGCTCCGCAGTGCTACGGCTGCCACATCACCGTCGATTACTCTGAAGGCAAGACCGACGTCGACTGGATCAACAACGCCAACTCGCGCGGCCCCGATGGCCTGACCGAGGACAACAAGCTGGGCACAAACGGCCTGAAGTCCGCGGGCAAAGTCTCCGAGACCCGCTCGTACCTGCGTTGGGAAGAACCGACGCTTGGCATCAATGGCGAAGGTCGCGTCAGCCCGCTGATGCCTGGTTGCCAGGTCATCACCACGGTTATCGACAAGGACGGCAAGACTGTCGCCCATAACGAAACCTGGATGACGCCTGACGCCGGCGGCACCAAGGGTCTTGACCATGCCGCCGTCCAGCCGCACACGGCCGGTCGTGAAGCCCGCACATGTGAGAGCTGCCACGACAATCCGAAGGCGCTTGGCTACGGCATCTCGGATGGTCGCTTCATGAAGGGTTACGAGAAGGGCTTCACCGTCGATCTCGAAACCGCTCTGGGCGAAACCATTCCGCAGAAGACCCAGCTCCAGTCGCAACCTGTCCCGACGCTTGATCACGACCTGTCGCAGATCATCACGCGGGACGGCAAGCAGCTCGTCACCATCGGCTCGCATTGGCCGCTGACGGGTCCGCTGCCGCAGGATATGCGCGAAAAGATGGAGCGCACGGGCCTTTGCATGGGCTGCCACCAGAACATGACCAACGAAGACCTCTGGTCGAAGGTGAACACACCTGGGTTCGTCAACAACGACCAGCATCAGGAAGTCATGAACAAGGTGCTCAACGCCTATGCCAAGGAGAAGAGCGCCAAGTAA